The proteins below come from a single Gimesia alba genomic window:
- a CDS encoding sigma-70 family RNA polymerase sigma factor: MLFISVRFLHLRTITDMDHSLESQPDTAAAPGPVPNEQFVSLLARHHSLIRGFIGTLLPHQTDAEDVFQQTCLVLWRKWNTFDSAQSFSSWACGIAFYEVKNFQRVQSRDRLYFSDEVLSLIAEHQTNTLPETDQQKQALEDCIQKLEGENRQLILDCYHSQRTIKEVAAQLGRSSDAIYKKLSRLRLRLMDCVRQSLPSVEAGS, encoded by the coding sequence ATGCTGTTTATCTCCGTCCGTTTTCTGCATTTGCGTACGATTACTGATATGGACCATTCATTGGAATCACAACCAGACACAGCAGCAGCCCCGGGACCGGTCCCGAATGAGCAGTTTGTCTCATTACTGGCCCGGCACCACAGCCTGATTCGTGGTTTTATTGGAACGCTGCTGCCTCACCAGACCGACGCCGAAGATGTTTTTCAGCAAACGTGCCTGGTTTTGTGGAGAAAATGGAATACCTTTGACTCAGCACAAAGCTTTTCGTCCTGGGCCTGCGGAATTGCCTTTTATGAAGTCAAAAACTTTCAACGGGTCCAGAGTCGGGATCGGCTCTATTTTTCTGACGAAGTGCTGTCACTCATCGCAGAGCACCAGACAAACACACTTCCCGAAACCGATCAGCAAAAACAGGCACTCGAAGACTGCATCCAGAAACTGGAAGGCGAAAACAGACAGCTCATCCTGGATTGTTACCACAGTCAACGCACGATCAAAGAAGTCGCCGCACAACTGGGGCGATCCAGCGATGCGATTTATAAAAAGCTCTCCCGCTTACGACTGCGACTGATGGACTGCGTTCGTCAGTCCCTCCCTTCAGTGGAGGCAGGCTCATGA
- a CDS encoding LamG domain-containing protein, with protein MKKTTLQNHQLIQLIDAFLQGDITPQEHAELERQLKEDPEQRQLYVDYMRVHVGLSTWATETNESEDWIPHPTQPEQHTKLGTPRFLLLLVTSLVAATLLLSLAYYAGWNTGSGHEPLIAETPVSQPESETNVPKTDHIALLTQAVGVEWDTPRNLQPGAGLSAGWLKLKRGTIQVELISGASVLIEGPAAFELISPLKAFCQYGKVRASVPEQAQGFTIETSRLNVVDLGTEFTLSLDATGNGQVQVIDGEVELHSPDQKTTRPNIQNLKTGEGVQFDQRGSINRLTDVILPLLNPEELSHLAEQQQAQQFTRWQEQNAALKTDPSLIAYYDFEESSNWLRTLKNKKHDASSADGAIVGCQWTSGRWPQKRALEFKRTSDRVRLHVPGEYESLTLMAWVRIEGFDRWLSSLMLTDGYNAGNPHWQLSDKGEIILGVKTGPGKNFFSPVVLQPTDLGRWIHLATVYDHRNKEVVHYLDGVPVSHHKIENPIPLVIGPAEIGNWRPQEHTGEHSIRSLNGRLDEFALFGRALSAEEILKLYQSGKPNS; from the coding sequence ATGAAAAAAACGACTCTTCAGAATCACCAACTGATCCAATTGATCGATGCGTTCCTGCAAGGGGACATCACTCCGCAAGAACATGCGGAGTTGGAACGACAGTTGAAAGAAGATCCCGAGCAGCGACAGCTTTACGTGGATTACATGCGCGTGCATGTGGGACTCTCAACCTGGGCGACGGAAACGAATGAGTCTGAAGACTGGATTCCCCATCCCACGCAGCCAGAACAACATACAAAATTAGGAACTCCCCGCTTTCTGCTGCTATTAGTAACTTCACTCGTGGCGGCGACACTCTTGCTCTCTCTGGCCTACTACGCCGGCTGGAATACCGGTTCAGGCCATGAACCGTTGATCGCAGAAACTCCGGTGTCCCAACCGGAGTCCGAAACGAATGTGCCGAAAACCGATCACATCGCTTTATTAACGCAAGCCGTCGGTGTGGAGTGGGATACACCCCGCAATCTGCAACCAGGCGCCGGATTATCCGCAGGCTGGTTGAAACTGAAACGCGGCACGATTCAGGTAGAACTGATCAGCGGTGCTTCGGTCCTCATCGAAGGCCCCGCCGCGTTCGAATTGATTTCTCCACTCAAAGCCTTTTGTCAGTATGGTAAAGTCCGGGCTTCCGTTCCCGAACAGGCGCAGGGTTTTACGATTGAAACGTCGCGATTGAACGTCGTCGATCTGGGAACCGAATTCACGCTCTCTCTTGATGCGACCGGCAACGGACAGGTGCAGGTCATAGACGGCGAAGTGGAACTGCATTCTCCCGATCAAAAAACGACTCGCCCCAATATTCAGAATTTAAAAACTGGGGAAGGCGTGCAGTTTGATCAACGGGGTTCGATCAATCGTTTAACTGACGTGATCCTGCCACTGCTCAATCCGGAAGAACTCTCGCATCTGGCAGAACAACAGCAGGCACAGCAATTCACCCGCTGGCAGGAACAGAATGCCGCTCTTAAAACCGATCCGTCCTTGATCGCCTATTACGACTTTGAAGAATCCTCAAACTGGTTACGCACACTCAAGAATAAAAAACATGATGCGTCTTCCGCCGATGGCGCGATCGTGGGCTGCCAATGGACGTCAGGCCGCTGGCCGCAGAAACGGGCATTGGAATTCAAACGGACCAGCGATCGCGTGCGGCTGCATGTTCCGGGCGAATATGAGTCACTGACACTAATGGCCTGGGTCCGCATTGAAGGTTTCGACCGCTGGCTCAGCTCGCTCATGCTCACCGATGGCTACAACGCGGGCAATCCGCACTGGCAGCTCAGTGATAAAGGCGAAATCATTCTCGGCGTCAAAACCGGCCCCGGCAAGAACTTTTTCTCGCCCGTCGTCCTGCAACCCACAGACCTCGGCCGCTGGATTCATCTAGCGACCGTTTATGATCATCGGAATAAAGAAGTCGTGCACTATCTGGATGGCGTTCCCGTCAGCCATCATAAAATTGAAAACCCGATTCCGCTGGTGATTGGACCTGCCGAAATCGGCAACTGGCGACCGCAAGAACACACGGGCGAACATTCCATCCGAAGTTTAAACGGCCGCCTGGATGAATTTGCGTTATTCGGACGGGCCTTATCGGCAGAAGAAATTTTGAAGTTGTATCAGTCCGGAAAACCCAATTCCTGA
- a CDS encoding DUF1549 and DUF1553 domain-containing protein, translating to MRNSTSALILLVGILLPVSLSAAEKKPALPPDHAKRMQQGLELFKKEVRPLLVEKCLKCHGGKSVKGDFDLSNRKFLLDSGMIEKTGKASYLMALVEHREEPYMPLKEKKLSEKEIASLSKWIDLGAPYDKPLATSDKANSGKLVVTDDDRKFWSFQPLSSPSVPKDKHQSWRQNDIDAFILAKQEEKGLAPNDPVSKRSYIRRAYFDLIGLPPTPAEVDEFLADQSPDAYENLIDRLLASPRYGERWARHWLDIARFAESHGFEHDYDRNFAYHYRDFVIKALNQDMPYDQFVKWQLAGDEIAPDDPLALMATGFLGAGVFPTQITANEVERTRYDALDDMLNTTGLAMLGLSVGCARCHDHKFDPIGSEDYYRMLSTFTTTVRTEIEIDLDPEKYKRDKAQFDLAHAPLVKALQEYETSQIKPKFADWLKQGKVDAAQLDEWIVPHVVSHSSKGKARFETLEDGSVLVSGPNINQDQYTFKLRTNVTPIRSIRLETLSHRSLPKQGPGRAVNGNFSLTAFKVKAKSLTDKKGAAKDVKLTNARATHEQNKTTLSAASAIDGQYGSGWAVDLGGIGKDQAIVFDLESPLEVKGETELTITISFTNNVNHSIGRPRFSVSNSSSPTVKTGTGSPEQLSQALQLVEQGHPEKLTDAQKQILERRFREQDSQWVALSTKVNQHLKTEPQPALTKVMICSEGPDIKPVRHHTQGKDFFDETYFLTRGDTEQKGDVAQQGFLQVLMRSPQQEKAWIEAPPKSATTSYRRTSLANWMTDTKQGAGALLARVMVNRVWQHHIGSGIVATPNDFGLQGERPTHPELLDYLANQLIQHGWHLKPLHKQIMLSATYRQSTYFDEQKSKLDPENKLHWRRSPQRLEGEAIRDSILYIGSRLDPTMYGPGTLQQDSQRRSIYFKIKRSKLIPMMQLFDAPEALVSIGQRSSTTIAPQALLFMNAKFIRESARSFAKRVQQQHPDSLEKSIEAAYQIALGRAPTASESAVSLAFIQQHQKSYAAEKLPEPTLLALTDFTHALLSTNEFVYPN from the coding sequence ATGCGGAATTCGACAAGCGCGCTCATACTGTTGGTCGGTATCCTGTTACCCGTTTCTCTCTCTGCAGCAGAAAAGAAACCTGCCCTTCCACCCGACCATGCGAAACGCATGCAACAGGGACTGGAGCTCTTCAAAAAAGAAGTGCGGCCGCTGTTAGTTGAAAAATGTCTTAAATGTCATGGCGGCAAATCAGTCAAAGGGGACTTCGATCTTTCCAACCGCAAATTCCTGCTCGACAGTGGCATGATCGAAAAGACGGGGAAAGCGAGCTACCTGATGGCGCTGGTTGAGCACCGCGAAGAACCCTATATGCCGCTCAAGGAAAAGAAACTCTCTGAGAAGGAAATCGCCAGTCTGTCCAAGTGGATCGATCTGGGCGCCCCTTATGATAAACCTCTCGCAACATCGGATAAAGCGAACTCAGGTAAACTGGTGGTCACAGACGACGACCGAAAGTTCTGGTCGTTTCAACCTCTGAGTTCTCCCTCCGTCCCGAAAGACAAACATCAATCCTGGCGCCAGAATGACATCGATGCCTTTATTCTCGCAAAGCAGGAAGAAAAAGGACTGGCGCCGAACGATCCTGTCAGCAAGCGGTCCTATATCCGCCGCGCGTATTTTGATTTAATCGGCCTCCCCCCGACTCCGGCCGAAGTCGATGAATTTCTTGCCGACCAGTCTCCCGATGCTTACGAAAATCTGATTGACCGGTTACTGGCCAGCCCGCGTTACGGCGAACGCTGGGCCCGGCACTGGCTGGACATCGCCCGTTTCGCCGAGAGTCATGGCTTCGAGCACGACTACGATCGCAACTTTGCCTATCACTATCGGGACTTTGTGATCAAAGCGTTGAATCAGGATATGCCCTACGATCAGTTTGTGAAATGGCAGTTAGCCGGCGATGAGATTGCCCCCGATGATCCGCTGGCGCTCATGGCAACCGGATTCCTAGGCGCAGGCGTGTTCCCCACACAGATCACCGCCAACGAAGTCGAGCGCACCCGCTATGATGCGTTGGACGATATGTTGAATACGACCGGTCTGGCGATGCTGGGACTAAGCGTGGGATGTGCGCGGTGTCACGATCATAAGTTTGATCCAATTGGCAGTGAAGACTATTACCGCATGCTGTCCACATTCACAACGACCGTCCGCACGGAAATTGAAATCGATTTGGACCCTGAAAAATACAAACGGGACAAAGCCCAATTTGATCTGGCACACGCGCCGCTGGTCAAAGCGTTGCAGGAATATGAAACCAGCCAGATCAAGCCGAAGTTTGCCGACTGGCTGAAACAGGGAAAGGTCGATGCGGCGCAACTTGATGAATGGATTGTGCCCCATGTCGTCAGCCACAGTTCAAAAGGGAAAGCCCGTTTCGAAACGCTGGAAGATGGTTCGGTGCTGGTTAGTGGCCCCAATATCAATCAGGATCAGTACACGTTTAAACTGCGAACCAATGTCACGCCGATCCGTTCGATTCGTCTCGAAACGTTAAGCCATCGCTCTTTACCGAAACAGGGGCCGGGCCGGGCAGTGAACGGCAACTTCTCTCTCACCGCATTTAAAGTCAAAGCGAAATCCCTTACGGACAAAAAGGGAGCCGCGAAAGACGTCAAACTGACCAATGCCCGAGCGACTCATGAACAGAACAAGACCACACTTTCAGCCGCGAGTGCCATTGACGGGCAATACGGTTCCGGCTGGGCCGTCGATTTAGGAGGCATCGGGAAAGATCAGGCAATCGTGTTCGACCTGGAATCACCTCTGGAAGTGAAAGGCGAAACCGAGCTGACCATTACCATATCGTTCACAAACAATGTGAATCACAGCATCGGTCGCCCGCGTTTTTCGGTCAGCAACTCCAGCTCTCCTACAGTGAAAACAGGAACCGGCAGTCCCGAGCAACTTTCTCAAGCGCTGCAACTGGTAGAACAGGGACACCCGGAAAAACTGACCGACGCGCAAAAGCAGATTCTCGAACGCCGCTTTCGTGAGCAGGATTCCCAATGGGTCGCCTTGTCTACAAAAGTCAATCAACATCTCAAAACGGAACCTCAGCCAGCTTTGACGAAAGTCATGATCTGCAGCGAAGGACCGGACATCAAACCGGTGCGGCATCATACGCAAGGCAAAGATTTCTTTGACGAAACGTATTTTCTTACTCGCGGAGACACGGAGCAAAAAGGGGACGTTGCCCAACAAGGCTTCCTGCAGGTATTGATGCGATCGCCTCAACAGGAAAAAGCCTGGATCGAAGCCCCTCCCAAATCGGCGACGACCTCGTACCGCCGCACGTCACTGGCGAACTGGATGACAGACACCAAACAGGGTGCGGGTGCATTACTGGCCCGTGTGATGGTCAACCGGGTCTGGCAGCACCATATCGGCAGCGGAATTGTCGCGACTCCCAACGACTTCGGCCTGCAGGGAGAGCGACCGACTCATCCGGAACTGCTCGATTATTTAGCCAATCAGCTCATTCAGCACGGCTGGCATCTGAAACCGTTACATAAGCAGATCATGCTGAGTGCGACCTACCGGCAGTCCACCTACTTTGATGAACAAAAATCAAAACTCGATCCAGAAAACAAACTGCACTGGCGCCGTTCGCCTCAAAGACTGGAAGGCGAAGCCATTCGCGATTCCATTCTCTATATCGGCAGCCGACTTGATCCCACCATGTACGGGCCGGGAACGCTACAACAAGACAGCCAGCGTCGCAGCATCTATTTCAAAATCAAACGCAGCAAGCTTATTCCCATGATGCAGCTGTTTGATGCTCCCGAAGCGTTAGTCAGCATCGGACAGCGTTCCAGCACTACGATTGCACCACAGGCACTGCTGTTTATGAATGCCAAATTCATTCGGGAAAGTGCCAGGTCGTTTGCAAAACGGGTTCAACAGCAGCATCCAGATTCACTCGAGAAATCGATTGAAGCCGCCTATCAAATCGCTCTGGGACGTGCCCCTACTGCCAGTGAATCCGCGGTTTCTCTGGCGTTCATTCAACAACATCAAAAGTCATATGCAGCCGAAAAGCTGCCTGAGCCAACCTTGCTGGCGCTGACCGATTTCACACACGCGTTATTAAGCACCAACGAATTTGTTTATCCAAACTGA
- a CDS encoding DUF1501 domain-containing protein, producing MTQSYSELPAVSLNQLLARRQLLKRAGGGLGTLGLLSLLQQEGVLETADAAPSMKAINPLAPKPTHMPAKAKAVIWLFINGGPSHVDTWDYKPELEKRDGVALEGFDNKTGFFQNAVGPLMKSPFQFKQHGESGKWVSDIFPNLSQHVDKMAFIHSGHTESNNHSPALFMMNCGVPKMGHPCVGSWVTYGLGSESNSLPAFVVMSDPLGRGLPKGHSLNWGAGFLPSVFQGTYLRPTGEPIDNLQPPSVLTEKGRQRSQLDLLKSLNRQHLQQNEGDQELAARIESFELAYRMQSAAPEALDISREPKHLQEQYGIGTKKCEHFAKQCLIARRMVERGTRFVQIYSGGMENQRSWDGHSDIKGNHSGFAAETDQPIAALLADLESRGLLNETLVIWGGEFGRLPIAQKGANPGRDHNPHAFTTWMAGGGVKAGTTYGATDEIGFKAAEDKVHVNDLHATILRLLGMDHEKLTYLYSGRRYRLTDVGGHVIDKIIA from the coding sequence ATGACACAATCTTATTCAGAACTACCGGCAGTCTCCTTAAACCAACTCCTGGCACGACGGCAGTTACTCAAACGAGCTGGCGGTGGTTTGGGTACGTTGGGTCTGCTCAGCCTGTTACAGCAGGAAGGCGTTTTGGAAACCGCCGATGCCGCTCCGTCAATGAAAGCAATCAATCCCCTGGCTCCAAAGCCGACTCATATGCCGGCAAAAGCGAAGGCCGTCATCTGGCTATTCATAAACGGGGGGCCGAGCCACGTTGATACCTGGGACTACAAACCAGAACTCGAAAAACGGGACGGCGTCGCGCTGGAAGGTTTCGATAACAAAACCGGGTTCTTCCAGAACGCTGTCGGCCCCTTGATGAAAAGTCCGTTTCAATTCAAACAGCATGGCGAATCGGGAAAATGGGTCTCGGATATTTTCCCCAATTTGTCTCAGCATGTGGACAAGATGGCCTTCATTCATTCCGGGCATACGGAATCGAACAATCACAGCCCCGCGTTATTCATGATGAATTGTGGCGTTCCCAAAATGGGGCATCCTTGTGTTGGTTCGTGGGTCACTTATGGTTTAGGCTCCGAAAGCAACAGCCTGCCGGCGTTCGTGGTGATGTCAGACCCGCTCGGTAGAGGACTTCCCAAAGGACATAGCCTGAACTGGGGCGCCGGTTTTCTGCCCAGCGTTTTCCAAGGCACTTATCTCAGGCCAACAGGCGAACCGATTGATAATCTTCAGCCTCCTTCTGTCCTCACCGAAAAAGGACGGCAGCGTTCACAGCTTGACCTGCTCAAATCTTTGAATCGCCAGCACCTTCAACAGAATGAAGGCGACCAGGAATTGGCAGCACGGATTGAAAGTTTTGAACTCGCTTATCGCATGCAGAGCGCCGCACCCGAAGCGCTGGATATTTCTCGAGAACCGAAACACCTGCAGGAACAATACGGCATCGGCACCAAAAAGTGCGAACACTTCGCGAAACAATGTCTGATTGCCCGACGGATGGTCGAGCGCGGCACCCGCTTCGTACAGATTTATTCAGGCGGTATGGAAAACCAGCGGAGCTGGGATGGTCACTCTGATATCAAAGGCAATCACAGTGGATTCGCCGCGGAAACAGACCAGCCCATCGCCGCATTACTGGCTGACCTGGAATCGCGGGGGTTACTCAACGAAACGCTGGTCATCTGGGGTGGTGAATTCGGCCGCCTGCCGATCGCACAGAAAGGCGCGAATCCCGGTCGTGACCATAACCCGCATGCCTTCACCACCTGGATGGCAGGCGGCGGTGTGAAAGCGGGCACCACCTATGGCGCCACCGATGAAATCGGCTTCAAAGCCGCCGAGGATAAAGTGCACGTGAATGACTTACACGCCACCATTTTAAGACTGCTGGGTATGGATCACGAAAAACTGACGTATCTCTACAGTGGGCGACGATACCGGCTGACTGATGTCGGCGGGCATGTGATTGACAAAATCATCGCTTAG
- a CDS encoding AraC family transcriptional regulator, whose protein sequence is MTDSQQFRNDFIKRLDHKLHLEELFNYIPDAYFFAKDSEGRFIKISRTWMDVRAIPKEEDIIGKTDFDIHPKDLAQQYVAEDKRVMESAAPLANQVWLIPDRSGNLKWYLCSKIPLFGDGGKVIGVAGVLRDIKVAGTEFQSYQELDKVIAYVLEHYHERIQISDLADLIYLSVSQLDRKFKKLYQITPQKYILRVRINAACQSLTRTEKRISEIALESGFYDQSYFTKQFVNLMGVSPSEYRRKFKQSEPES, encoded by the coding sequence ATGACTGATTCGCAACAATTTCGGAACGATTTCATCAAACGGCTGGATCACAAGCTCCATCTGGAAGAGTTATTCAATTATATTCCGGACGCGTATTTTTTTGCGAAGGATTCGGAAGGCCGGTTTATCAAAATCAGTCGCACCTGGATGGACGTTCGCGCGATTCCTAAAGAAGAAGACATCATCGGCAAGACCGACTTCGATATTCATCCAAAGGATTTAGCGCAGCAGTATGTCGCCGAAGACAAACGCGTGATGGAATCCGCGGCTCCGCTCGCCAATCAGGTTTGGCTGATTCCCGATCGGAGCGGAAATTTAAAATGGTATCTCTGCAGCAAGATCCCTTTGTTTGGAGACGGCGGTAAGGTGATCGGCGTCGCGGGAGTCTTACGTGATATTAAAGTCGCGGGTACTGAATTCCAGTCGTATCAGGAATTGGATAAAGTCATTGCCTATGTGCTCGAACATTATCATGAACGGATACAGATTTCGGATCTGGCCGATTTGATCTATTTATCCGTCAGCCAGTTGGATCGTAAATTCAAAAAGCTGTATCAGATCACGCCTCAAAAATATATTTTGCGTGTGCGAATCAACGCCGCCTGCCAGTCGTTGACGCGGACGGAAAAACGGATTTCCGAAATCGCACTCGAATCTGGTTTTTATGACCAGAGTTATTTCACCAAACAGTTTGTGAATCTGATGGGCGTCTCGCCGTCCGAGTATCGTCGCAAATTCAAACAGTCGGAACCAGAATCCTAA
- a CDS encoding DUF1501 domain-containing protein, producing MLKFTGQGTAHTCSGVTRRDFLQVGTLGAMGLSLPQYLEAKDQGLVDKKNDNRSAIMIFNLGAPSQLDTFDMKPDAPAEIRGPFKPIDTASPEINISEILPLHAKVADKFSLVRSCYHTAAAVHDAGWQMMQTGRLFTGGINTPHIGSVVDYLRGRRTDLPANVVLPETMGRGGGNLPNGQAGGFLGKAHDPFALMADPSKPNFKVPDMLPPKEIGTARLERRKKIRDVVDNTIDYFESTEDAKLLNGNFHSAYRLMTSKEAREAFDLAKEPNKVRERYGMNRFGQCCLLARRLVESGVRFVTINTFLTVFNEVTWDIHGSKPFTSIEGMKNIVAPMYDQAYSALIEDLYDRGMLDETLVCNVAEFGRTPKVNPAGGRDHWPQCFTTYFAGGGVQGGRVVGSSDPIGGVPADHPVSPGDLAATVYHSLGFDLHTVLPGPSGRPFPLVDVGKHEIRELF from the coding sequence ATGCTGAAGTTTACTGGTCAGGGAACGGCACATACCTGTAGTGGAGTCACACGCAGAGACTTCCTGCAAGTCGGCACACTGGGTGCGATGGGACTCTCTTTACCCCAATATCTGGAAGCCAAAGACCAGGGGCTGGTCGACAAAAAGAACGATAACCGTTCGGCGATTATGATCTTTAATCTGGGTGCCCCCAGCCAATTGGATACTTTCGATATGAAACCGGATGCCCCGGCGGAAATTCGAGGTCCCTTTAAACCAATCGACACTGCATCCCCTGAGATCAATATTTCTGAAATCCTGCCCCTGCATGCGAAAGTCGCTGACAAATTTTCGCTGGTCCGTTCCTGTTATCACACCGCAGCCGCCGTCCATGATGCCGGCTGGCAGATGATGCAGACCGGTCGCCTGTTTACCGGCGGAATCAATACCCCACATATTGGTTCGGTCGTTGATTATCTTCGCGGTCGTCGAACAGATCTGCCTGCGAATGTCGTCCTGCCTGAAACAATGGGCCGGGGTGGTGGAAATCTACCCAATGGTCAAGCGGGTGGATTTCTAGGAAAAGCCCACGATCCGTTCGCACTGATGGCAGACCCGTCTAAACCGAACTTCAAAGTGCCCGATATGCTGCCTCCCAAAGAGATCGGGACGGCCCGCCTGGAACGACGTAAGAAAATCCGCGACGTTGTGGATAATACGATCGACTATTTTGAATCCACCGAAGATGCCAAGCTGTTAAATGGTAATTTCCATTCCGCCTACCGCCTGATGACCAGTAAAGAAGCCCGTGAAGCCTTTGATCTGGCGAAAGAACCAAACAAGGTCCGGGAACGTTACGGCATGAATCGTTTCGGTCAGTGCTGTCTGCTGGCCCGTCGGCTGGTGGAATCGGGTGTGCGTTTTGTGACCATCAATACGTTTCTGACCGTCTTCAATGAAGTCACCTGGGACATTCACGGTTCCAAACCGTTTACTTCCATTGAAGGCATGAAAAACATTGTGGCTCCGATGTACGATCAGGCCTATAGTGCATTGATCGAAGATCTTTACGATCGGGGCATGCTCGACGAAACACTGGTCTGCAACGTGGCTGAGTTTGGTCGCACCCCGAAAGTCAATCCCGCCGGCGGTCGAGATCACTGGCCTCAATGTTTCACCACCTACTTTGCCGGTGGCGGTGTGCAAGGCGGACGTGTTGTCGGCAGCAGTGACCCCATCGGCGGTGTTCCCGCGGATCACCCTGTTTCTCCCGGTGATCTGGCAGCAACCGTTTATCACAGCCTCGGCTTCGATTTGCATACCGTACTGCCCGGTCCTTCAGGCCGCCCCTTCCCACTGGTTGATGTGGGCAAGCATGAAATCCGCGAGCTGTTTTAA